From Desulfuromonas soudanensis, the proteins below share one genomic window:
- a CDS encoding aminotransferase class I/II-fold pyridoxal phosphate-dependent enzyme — protein MNPLAQELNDQLAQHSPHVLEMLSDLGKNLFFPKGILTQSAEAKDKAHKFNATIGIATEKGGPMYLQCIQDKLSAFDPKDIYTYAPPAGKPELRALWREKMLRENPSQQGKHFSNPVVTNALTHGLSIVADMFVDKGDHLVLPDMLWGNYNLTFGTCSGAIVKKYPTFTVTGGYDVDAFKAVLKNTAEEKGKAIVLLNFPNNPSGYTPTVAEGDAIVAAIKEVAEGGCNIVAITDDAYFGLFYEDSLKESLFGKLANLHPRILTIKLDGATKEEFVWGFRTGFITFADGNEYENTPVMTALEKKTMGIIRARISNCPHPSQTFVIEALRSPDFLAQKEEKLQVMKGRALQTKKVLDSGKYGSAWEYYPFNSGYFMCLKLKTVDAEKLRLHLLDKYGVGAISIGKTDLRIAFSCIAKEDIQELFDIIYKAVQDLS, from the coding sequence ATGAATCCGTTGGCTCAAGAACTGAACGACCAGCTCGCCCAGCACAGCCCCCACGTTCTGGAAATGCTTTCCGATCTCGGGAAGAACCTCTTCTTCCCCAAAGGGATTCTCACCCAGTCCGCAGAAGCCAAGGATAAGGCGCACAAGTTCAATGCCACCATCGGCATCGCCACCGAAAAGGGCGGCCCGATGTACCTGCAGTGCATCCAGGACAAGCTCTCCGCCTTCGATCCCAAGGATATCTATACCTATGCACCGCCGGCCGGCAAGCCCGAGCTGCGCGCTCTGTGGCGGGAAAAGATGCTGCGCGAGAATCCGAGCCAGCAGGGAAAACACTTCAGCAACCCGGTGGTCACCAACGCCCTGACCCACGGCCTCTCCATCGTCGCCGACATGTTCGTCGACAAGGGGGACCATCTCGTTCTGCCGGACATGCTCTGGGGGAACTACAACCTGACCTTCGGCACCTGCAGCGGGGCCATCGTCAAGAAATATCCGACCTTCACCGTAACCGGCGGCTATGACGTCGATGCCTTCAAGGCCGTTCTGAAAAACACCGCCGAGGAGAAGGGGAAGGCCATCGTCCTCCTCAACTTCCCCAACAATCCGAGCGGCTACACCCCCACCGTCGCCGAAGGGGACGCCATCGTCGCCGCCATCAAGGAAGTCGCCGAAGGGGGATGCAACATCGTGGCGATCACCGACGACGCCTATTTCGGTCTTTTCTATGAAGATTCTCTGAAAGAGTCCCTGTTCGGCAAACTGGCCAATCTGCATCCGCGGATTCTCACCATCAAGCTCGACGGCGCCACCAAGGAGGAGTTCGTCTGGGGCTTCCGCACTGGATTCATCACCTTCGCCGACGGCAACGAATACGAGAACACGCCGGTGATGACCGCCCTCGAAAAGAAGACCATGGGGATCATCCGGGCCCGCATCTCCAACTGCCCGCACCCCTCCCAGACCTTCGTCATCGAGGCGCTGCGATCCCCGGATTTCCTGGCCCAGAAGGAAGAGAAACTCCAGGTCATGAAGGGGCGCGCCCTGCAGACCAAAAAGGTTCTCGACAGCGGCAAGTACGGCAGCGCCTGGGAGTACTACCCCTTCAACTCCGGGTACTTCATGTGCCTCAAGCTCAAGACGGTGGATGCCGAAAAGCTTCGGCTCCACCTTCTCGACAAGTACGGCGTCGGCGCCATCTCCATCGGCAAGACCGACCTGCGCATCGCCTTTTCCTGCATCGCCAAGGAAGACATTCAGGAGCTCTTTGACATTATCTACAAGGCCGTGCAGGACCTTTCCTGA
- a CDS encoding CCA tRNA nucleotidyltransferase yields the protein MKNLIDILTAAAVLPQMPQLLEPGQPCYLVGGALRDWLQGRRSTDFDFATPGDPSPLARRFAAGVKGTWFSLDRSRQQSRVVATVAGQSLTYDFAPFRAADLGGDLERRDFTVNAMACSIDGEPRLIDPCGGKRDLQAGLLRACSDRCFDDDPLRVLRGVRHGVTLGLEIEKGTRALMEAKAYLASRPAPERIRGELAAIFSAPSIARGLSLLQDLHLLPVLFGPSRAEGGTSCGISLALRCEELVRRGDGGEEGRELFNPMEEILFDGFSRWGVLKLAAFLRGYDPTDLARILEERLRLCRSHQRLVRSLVELDPGVGSEWPQLPRSPRGRALWVAGLGPSPRLALLLLSALVEPPPFTPGEGAALLRDLATVMVAGRIPDLVDGRWLCRELGLSPGPEVGRALGILRQAEIEGTVETPEQARNLLISRKNKNIDKEEDIFL from the coding sequence ATGAAGAACCTGATCGACATCCTCACCGCCGCCGCCGTCCTCCCGCAGATGCCGCAGCTCCTGGAACCGGGGCAACCCTGTTACCTGGTCGGCGGTGCATTGCGGGATTGGCTTCAGGGACGCAGGTCCACGGATTTCGATTTTGCCACTCCCGGCGATCCTTCGCCCCTGGCCCGACGCTTTGCCGCCGGAGTCAAAGGGACATGGTTTTCCCTCGACAGGTCGCGTCAGCAGAGCCGGGTGGTCGCCACCGTCGCCGGTCAAAGTCTCACCTACGACTTCGCCCCCTTTCGCGCCGCGGATCTCGGCGGCGATCTGGAACGGCGGGACTTTACGGTGAACGCCATGGCCTGTTCCATCGACGGAGAACCACGGCTGATCGATCCCTGCGGCGGAAAAAGGGATCTGCAGGCGGGGCTTCTTCGAGCCTGTTCGGACAGGTGCTTTGACGATGACCCCCTGCGGGTCCTGCGCGGTGTCCGACACGGCGTGACCCTGGGTCTGGAGATCGAGAAGGGGACCCGTGCCCTGATGGAGGCAAAGGCCTATCTGGCCTCCCGGCCCGCCCCGGAGCGGATCCGCGGGGAATTGGCCGCTATCTTTTCCGCTCCGTCCATCGCGCGCGGATTGTCTCTGCTACAGGACCTCCATCTATTGCCGGTCCTCTTCGGCCCCTCCCGGGCCGAAGGCGGAACTTCGTGTGGAATCTCCCTGGCGCTGCGCTGTGAAGAACTGGTTCGGAGGGGTGACGGAGGCGAGGAGGGGAGGGAGCTCTTCAACCCGATGGAGGAGATCCTTTTCGATGGCTTTTCCCGCTGGGGGGTGTTGAAGCTGGCCGCCTTTCTCCGCGGTTATGACCCAACCGATCTGGCCCGGATCCTCGAGGAGCGCCTGCGCCTGTGCCGCAGCCACCAGAGACTCGTCCGTTCCCTGGTGGAACTGGATCCCGGAGTCGGATCCGAATGGCCGCAGTTGCCCAGGTCCCCGAGGGGTCGGGCTCTGTGGGTAGCCGGTCTCGGTCCGAGTCCGCGCCTTGCCCTCCTTCTCCTTTCGGCGCTGGTCGAGCCTCCCCCCTTCACCCCCGGTGAGGGGGCCGCGCTCCTCCGGGATCTGGCGACCGTCATGGTGGCCGGGCGGATCCCCGATCTGGTCGATGGCCGATGGTTGTGTCGGGAGCTCGGTCTCTCTCCCGGACCCGAGGTCGGCCGGGCCCTTGGTATCCTGCGGCAGGCGGAGATCGAGGGGACGGTTGAAACACCCGAACAGGCCCGTAACTTATTGATTTCACGTAAAAACAAAAATATTGACAAGGAGGAGGATATCTTCCTATAA
- a CDS encoding DNA gyrase inhibitor YacG — MADTPPKTVRCPRCTTPAPWQGNPFRPFCSEKCRMVDLGRWAEEEYRVAAEKVDPEQLNNLIPFPEK, encoded by the coding sequence ATGGCCGACACACCGCCGAAAACCGTCCGTTGCCCGCGTTGCACAACCCCCGCCCCCTGGCAGGGGAATCCCTTTCGTCCCTTCTGTTCAGAAAAATGCCGCATGGTTGATCTCGGGCGCTGGGCCGAGGAAGAATATCGCGTCGCCGCTGAAAAGGTCGACCCCGAGCAGTTGAACAATCTCATTCCCTTCCCTGAAAAATAG
- the queD gene encoding 6-carboxytetrahydropterin synthase QueD, with protein MYHLTVYTHFAAAHNLINYQGDCENLHGHNWKVEVTVSARELDKAGLGIDFKILKSETKEVLGLLDHKYLNELPPFTEISPSSENLSRFLFEKLSETFNNDNVRVTKVNVWESDYACASYTAD; from the coding sequence ATGTATCATCTGACGGTTTACACCCACTTTGCCGCTGCCCACAACCTCATCAATTATCAGGGGGATTGCGAAAATCTCCACGGTCACAACTGGAAGGTGGAAGTGACGGTTTCGGCCCGGGAACTCGACAAGGCGGGGCTTGGGATCGACTTCAAGATCCTCAAGAGCGAGACCAAAGAGGTTCTCGGCCTTCTCGACCACAAGTATCTCAACGAATTGCCGCCCTTTACCGAGATCAGTCCGTCCTCGGAAAACCTCTCCCGCTTTCTCTTTGAAAAACTCAGCGAAACCTTCAATAACGACAATGTCCGGGTCACCAAGGTCAACGTCTGGGAATCCGATTATGCCTGCGCCAGCTATACCGCCGACTGA
- a CDS encoding 7-carboxy-7-deazaguanine synthase QueE — MPAPAIPPTDGSLIEIFSSIQGEGLLIGRRQVFVRMAGCNLDCAYCDTPFEPTISCRVEDAPGSGNFCDLPNPVALETLYNLLYAWQTVAPGVHHSISLTGGEPLIQGELLLEWLPVLRRIFPLHLETNGTLPALLEPLLPHLDWISMDLKLASLTGVPTPWEAHRDFLHLARRTNCCVKLVVGEEVSREELEEAAALVHEAGDDVLLILQPVTRDGRSGLRGADLLALQGLAARIHPQTLVIPQTHRFIDLL, encoded by the coding sequence ATGCCTGCGCCAGCTATACCGCCGACTGACGGCTCGCTCATCGAGATCTTTTCCTCGATCCAGGGGGAGGGGCTATTGATCGGCCGCCGGCAGGTCTTCGTGCGCATGGCCGGCTGCAATCTCGACTGCGCCTACTGCGACACCCCTTTTGAGCCGACCATTTCCTGCCGGGTGGAGGATGCTCCGGGTTCGGGGAATTTCTGCGACCTCCCCAATCCCGTCGCCCTCGAGACCCTCTACAACCTCCTCTACGCTTGGCAGACCGTCGCTCCCGGCGTTCACCATTCCATCAGCCTCACCGGCGGGGAGCCGCTGATTCAGGGGGAGCTTCTTCTGGAATGGCTCCCCGTTCTTCGCCGCATTTTCCCCCTTCACCTCGAAACAAACGGAACCCTTCCCGCCCTCCTCGAGCCGCTCCTTCCCCACCTCGACTGGATCTCCATGGATCTCAAACTCGCCAGCCTGACCGGGGTACCGACCCCCTGGGAAGCCCACCGCGATTTTCTGCACCTGGCCCGCCGCACAAACTGCTGCGTCAAGCTCGTTGTCGGCGAAGAAGTGAGCCGTGAAGAGCTGGAGGAGGCGGCGGCCCTCGTCCATGAGGCCGGTGATGATGTCCTGCTGATTCTGCAGCCGGTGACCCGCGATGGGCGCTCCGGACTCCGTGGCGCCGATCTCCTTGCCCTGCAGGGACTCGCCGCCCGAATTCATCCCCAGACTCTGGTTATCCCCCAGACCCACCGTTTCATCGATCTGCTTTGA
- the glgP gene encoding alpha-glucan family phosphorylase, translating into MNEWKRFTREPKIAYFSMEIGLSNEIPTYSGGLGVLAGDTIKSAADLKLPMVAVTLASRQGYFRQEIDPNGWQREHPRQWRPEELTERLPAKILVTLEERDVKVQAWLYCVKSPTGGEVPVLFLDTDIPGNDEQDRRITDQLYGGDSACRFKQEIVLGIGGARILEALRFTIRKYHMNEGHASLLTLELLNRYRRPLEDTWDERASWDTRRVMDQCVFTTHTPVEAGHDRFPYPLVQKTLGEIVPLTLLQELGGKEELNMTLLALNLSRYVNGVAKKHGEISKALFPGFEIHAITNGIHPFTWASLYFMDVYDRYLPGWANEPELLVRVDNIPDGEIWEAHCGAKAYLFQYIAETTGEVFDPEVLTIGFARRAAAYKRGDMIFSDLQRLLHIAQGKVQLVFGGKAHPKDTEGKEMIQHILQEIHALKGKIKAVYLENYNIDVASRLIPGVDLWLNNPLRPLEASGTSGMKAALNGVPNFSVLDGWWIEGHIEGVTGWSIGPPPADSILSENRGEEDADDLYKKLESVILPLYYQDRPGWIRVMKNAIGKNAYYFNTHVMMRRYVTEAYLR; encoded by the coding sequence ATGAATGAATGGAAGCGTTTTACCCGAGAACCGAAAATTGCCTACTTTTCCATGGAAATCGGTCTCTCCAATGAGATTCCCACCTACAGCGGCGGACTCGGCGTTCTCGCCGGAGATACCATCAAGAGTGCCGCCGACCTCAAATTGCCGATGGTGGCCGTCACCCTGGCCTCCCGCCAGGGGTATTTCCGGCAGGAAATCGATCCCAACGGCTGGCAGCGGGAGCATCCTCGCCAATGGCGCCCGGAAGAGCTCACCGAGCGGCTGCCGGCCAAAATTCTCGTCACCCTCGAGGAACGCGACGTCAAGGTGCAGGCCTGGCTCTATTGCGTCAAAAGCCCGACCGGCGGCGAGGTCCCCGTCCTCTTTCTCGACACCGACATCCCCGGTAACGACGAGCAGGACCGGCGCATCACCGATCAGCTCTACGGGGGCGACAGCGCCTGCCGTTTCAAGCAGGAGATCGTCCTGGGGATCGGCGGTGCGCGCATCCTCGAGGCGCTGCGCTTCACCATCCGCAAATACCACATGAACGAAGGACACGCCAGCCTGTTGACCCTCGAACTCCTGAACCGCTATCGTCGCCCCCTGGAGGACACCTGGGACGAAAGGGCTTCCTGGGACACCCGCCGCGTCATGGACCAGTGCGTCTTTACGACCCATACCCCTGTCGAAGCCGGTCACGACCGTTTCCCCTACCCCCTGGTCCAAAAGACCCTCGGGGAGATCGTTCCCCTGACCCTGTTGCAGGAACTCGGCGGCAAGGAGGAATTGAACATGACCCTCCTCGCCCTGAATCTGAGCCGCTATGTCAACGGCGTTGCCAAAAAACACGGGGAGATTTCCAAGGCCCTCTTTCCCGGCTTCGAAATACACGCCATAACCAACGGGATTCATCCCTTCACCTGGGCCTCCCTCTATTTCATGGATGTCTACGATCGATATCTTCCGGGCTGGGCCAATGAGCCGGAGTTGCTGGTCAGGGTCGACAACATCCCCGACGGGGAGATCTGGGAGGCCCACTGCGGTGCCAAGGCTTACCTTTTCCAATACATCGCCGAGACCACAGGAGAGGTTTTCGATCCCGAGGTTCTGACCATCGGTTTTGCCCGCCGGGCGGCCGCCTACAAACGCGGGGACATGATTTTCAGTGACCTGCAGCGCCTGCTGCACATTGCCCAGGGGAAGGTGCAACTCGTCTTCGGCGGCAAGGCCCACCCGAAAGACACGGAGGGGAAGGAGATGATTCAGCACATCCTTCAGGAAATCCACGCCCTCAAGGGGAAAATCAAGGCCGTCTATCTCGAAAACTACAACATCGATGTCGCCTCCCGCCTCATTCCCGGAGTCGACCTGTGGCTGAACAACCCGCTTCGTCCCCTGGAGGCCTCGGGTACCAGCGGCATGAAGGCGGCCCTCAACGGTGTGCCGAATTTCTCCGTGCTCGACGGCTGGTGGATCGAAGGACACATCGAAGGGGTGACCGGTTGGTCCATCGGACCGCCTCCGGCCGACTCGATCCTCTCGGAAAACCGGGGGGAGGAGGATGCGGACGACCTGTACAAAAAACTCGAATCGGTCATCCTCCCCCTCTACTACCAGGATCGGCCGGGGTGGATCAGGGTAATGAAAAACGCCATCGGCAAAAATGCCTATTACTTCAACACCCACGTCATGATGCGGCGCTATGTGACCGAAGCCTATCTCCGCTGA